In Pseudomonas fluorescens, one genomic interval encodes:
- a CDS encoding cytochrome c1 yields the protein MKKLFFALIFAALPVLSFAAEHGGPELEKVDIDVSDKAALQDGARTFANYCMGCHSAKFQRYERVADDLGIPHEMMLEKLVFTGAKIGDHMNIGMQPADAKTWFGAAPPDLTLVARVRGTDWLYGYLRSFYEDPARPWGVNNKVFPNVGMPNVLVGLQGRQVVGCKQVQIVEDGKKQYDPLTGTPLTHEACDQLTIVPKSGALNEEQFDEKVKNLVTFLAYSANPVKLQHQRIGTYVLLYLAFFFVFAYLLKREYWKDVH from the coding sequence ATGAAAAAGTTATTTTTTGCTCTGATTTTTGCTGCTCTGCCTGTGCTGTCTTTCGCCGCTGAACACGGTGGTCCGGAGCTGGAAAAAGTCGATATCGACGTGTCCGACAAGGCTGCCCTGCAAGATGGTGCGCGGACCTTCGCCAACTATTGCATGGGCTGCCACAGTGCCAAGTTTCAGCGTTACGAGCGGGTGGCCGATGACCTCGGCATTCCCCACGAAATGATGCTCGAGAAGCTGGTGTTCACTGGCGCCAAGATCGGCGATCACATGAACATCGGCATGCAGCCGGCGGACGCCAAGACCTGGTTCGGTGCTGCTCCGCCGGATCTGACTTTGGTGGCTCGCGTGCGTGGTACTGACTGGCTCTACGGTTACCTGCGCTCGTTCTACGAAGATCCGGCACGCCCATGGGGCGTGAACAACAAGGTCTTCCCGAACGTCGGCATGCCTAACGTGCTGGTCGGCCTGCAAGGTCGCCAGGTGGTTGGCTGCAAGCAAGTGCAGATCGTCGAGGACGGCAAGAAGCAATACGATCCGCTGACCGGTACGCCGCTGACCCATGAAGCGTGCGATCAGTTGACCATCGTGCCGAAATCCGGTGCTCTGAACGAAGAGCAGTTCGATGAGAAGGTCAAGAATCTGGTAACCTTCCTGGCTTACTCGGCTAACCCGGTTAAGCTGCAACATCAGCGCATCGGTACTTACGTCTTGCTGTACCTGGCGTTCTTCTTTGTGTTCGCCTACCTGCTCAAGCGTGAATACTGGAAAGACGTGCACTGA
- a CDS encoding cytochrome b, with product MSKFMDWVDARFPATKMWEDHLSKYYAPKNFNFFYFFGSLALLVLVNQIVTGVWLTMSYTPSAEEAFASVEYIMRDVEYGSILRLLHSTGASAFFIVVYLHMFRGLLYGSYQKPRELVWVFGMLIYLALMAEAFMGYLLPWGQMSYWGAQVIISLFGAIPVIGNDLTQWIRGDYLISGITLNRFFALHVVALPIVILGLVVLHILALHEVGSNNPDGVDIKKYKDENGVPLDGIAFHPYYTVKDIVGVVVFLFIFCFIVFFFPEMGGYFLEKPNFEQANPFKTPEHIAPVWYFTPFYAILRAIPEKLMGVIAMGASIAMLFVLPWLDRSPVKSMRYKGWMSKIWLVVFCISFVILGILGVLAPTPERTLVSQICTFLYFAYFILMPFYTRLEKTKPVPERVTG from the coding sequence ATGAGCAAGTTCATGGATTGGGTGGATGCGCGCTTCCCTGCGACCAAAATGTGGGAAGACCATCTCAGCAAGTATTACGCGCCAAAAAACTTCAACTTCTTCTATTTCTTCGGCTCGCTGGCGCTGCTGGTGCTGGTCAATCAGATCGTCACCGGTGTCTGGCTGACGATGAGCTACACGCCGTCGGCAGAAGAGGCGTTCGCTTCCGTCGAATACATCATGCGCGATGTCGAGTACGGCTCGATCCTGCGTCTGCTGCACTCCACCGGCGCGTCGGCGTTCTTCATCGTGGTCTATCTGCACATGTTCCGTGGCCTGCTCTACGGTTCGTACCAGAAACCACGTGAACTGGTCTGGGTATTCGGCATGCTGATCTACCTGGCGCTGATGGCCGAGGCCTTCATGGGTTATCTGCTGCCTTGGGGTCAGATGTCCTACTGGGGTGCCCAGGTGATCATCTCGCTATTCGGTGCGATTCCGGTGATCGGTAACGACCTGACCCAGTGGATTCGGGGTGACTACCTGATCTCCGGAATCACCCTGAACCGCTTCTTCGCCCTGCACGTGGTGGCGCTGCCGATCGTGATTCTTGGTCTGGTGGTGCTGCACATTCTGGCGCTGCACGAAGTCGGCTCGAACAACCCTGATGGCGTCGACATCAAGAAGTACAAAGACGAAAACGGTGTCCCGCTGGATGGCATTGCTTTCCACCCGTACTACACCGTGAAAGACATCGTCGGCGTAGTGGTGTTCCTGTTCATCTTCTGCTTTATCGTGTTCTTCTTCCCGGAAATGGGCGGCTACTTCCTCGAAAAACCAAACTTCGAGCAAGCCAACCCGTTCAAGACGCCTGAGCACATTGCACCGGTCTGGTACTTCACACCGTTCTACGCGATCTTGCGTGCGATCCCGGAAAAACTCATGGGTGTTATCGCCATGGGCGCCTCGATTGCCATGCTGTTCGTGCTGCCGTGGCTGGATCGCAGCCCGGTCAAATCGATGCGTTACAAGGGCTGGATGAGCAAAATCTGGCTGGTGGTGTTCTGCATTTCCTTCGTGATCCTCGGCATTCTGGGCGTACTGGCCCCGACGCCGGAGCGCACGCTGGTGTCGCAGATCTGCACCTTCCTGTACTTCGCCTACTTCATTCTGATGCCGTTCTACACCAGGCTCGAGAAGACCAAACCGGTTCCGGAAAGGGTGACTGGCTGA
- the petA gene encoding ubiquinol-cytochrome c reductase iron-sulfur subunit: MSNDGVNAGRRRFLVAATSVVGAAGAVGAAVPFVGSWFPSAKAKAAGAPVKVNVSKIEPGQQMIAEWRGQPVFIVRRTAEILGNLKKIEGQLSDPTSKNSTQPTYVDPEVRSIKPEILLLIGICTHLGCSPTFRPEVAPADLGKDWVGGYFCPCHGSHYDLAGRVYKSQPAPLNLPVPPHSYETDDLIVIGVDTEKA, translated from the coding sequence ATGAGCAATGACGGCGTGAATGCAGGCCGGCGTCGCTTCTTGGTAGCAGCCACATCCGTGGTGGGTGCTGCAGGAGCGGTGGGGGCTGCGGTCCCGTTCGTGGGGTCATGGTTTCCCAGTGCCAAGGCGAAAGCCGCCGGTGCACCGGTGAAAGTGAATGTCAGCAAGATCGAGCCAGGACAGCAGATGATTGCCGAGTGGCGCGGCCAGCCGGTGTTCATTGTCCGCCGTACTGCGGAAATCCTGGGGAATCTCAAGAAGATCGAGGGCCAGCTCTCCGATCCGACTTCCAAAAACTCCACGCAACCCACCTATGTCGACCCTGAAGTGCGTTCGATCAAGCCGGAAATTCTCCTGCTGATCGGGATCTGCACTCACCTGGGTTGCTCACCAACCTTCCGTCCCGAAGTGGCGCCTGCAGATCTGGGTAAAGACTGGGTCGGTGGCTATTTCTGCCCTTGCCACGGCTCCCACTACGATCTGGCTGGCCGCGTCTACAAGTCGCAACCCGCGCCTTTGAACCTGCCAGTTCCCCCGCATTCCTATGAGACCGATGACCTGATTGTCATTGGCGTCGATACGGAGAAAGCGTGA
- the rpsI gene encoding 30S ribosomal protein S9 produces MSATQNYGTGRRKTATARVFLRPGTGNISINNRSLDSFFGRETARMVVRQPLELTETVEKFDIYVTVIGGGVSGQAGAIRHGITRALMDYDETLRSALRKAGFVTRDAREVERKKVGLRKARKRPQYSKR; encoded by the coding sequence ATGTCGGCGACTCAAAATTACGGCACTGGCCGTCGCAAGACCGCAACCGCACGCGTTTTCCTGCGTCCGGGTACTGGTAACATCTCCATCAACAACCGCTCCCTGGACTCGTTCTTCGGCCGCGAAACTGCCCGCATGGTAGTTCGTCAGCCGCTGGAACTGACCGAGACTGTCGAGAAGTTCGACATCTACGTCACTGTCATCGGTGGTGGTGTAAGTGGTCAGGCTGGCGCAATCCGCCACGGCATCACTCGCGCTCTGATGGACTACGACGAAACCCTGCGTAGCGCTCTGCGCAAAGCTGGCTTCGTTACTCGCGACGCCCGTGAAGTTGAACGTAAGAAAGTTGGTCTGCGTAAAGCGCGTAAGCGTCCGCAGTACTCGAAGCGTTAA
- the rplM gene encoding 50S ribosomal protein L13, producing MKTFTAKPETVKRDWFVVDAAGQTLGRLATEIASRLRGKHKPEYTPHVDTGDYIVVINAEQIRVTGAKTTDKMYYSHSGFPGGIKSINFEKLIAKAPERVIETAVKGMLPKNPLGRDMYRKLKVYAGAAHPHTAQQPQELKI from the coding sequence ATGAAAACTTTTACTGCTAAACCGGAAACAGTAAAGCGCGACTGGTTTGTCGTCGACGCTGCTGGTCAGACCCTGGGTCGTCTGGCCACCGAAATCGCGAGCCGTCTGCGTGGCAAGCACAAGCCTGAGTACACTCCTCACGTTGACACCGGCGACTACATCGTCGTAATCAACGCCGAGCAGATCCGTGTAACCGGCGCTAAAACCACTGACAAAATGTACTACTCCCACTCCGGTTTCCCGGGCGGCATCAAGTCGATCAACTTTGAAAAGCTGATCGCCAAAGCCCCTGAGCGCGTGATCGAGACCGCGGTTAAAGGCATGCTGCCTAAGAACCCGCTGGGTCGTGACATGTACCGTAAGCTGAAAGTCTATGCGGGCGCTGCACACCCTCATACTGCTCAGCAGCCCCAAGAACTGAAGATTTAA
- a CDS encoding NADP(H)-dependent aldo-keto reductase, whose product MDYRQLGRTDLNVSAICLGTMTWGEQNTEAEAFAQIERAKEAGINFIDTAEMYPVPPKADTYATTERYIGNYFKSRGDRADWILASKIAGPGNTIDYIRDKNLRHNRQHIAAAVDASLERLQTDYIDLYQLHWPERSTNFFGQLGYKHKIEANLTPLEDTLEALDEQVKAGKIRHIGLSNETPWGTMRFLALAEARGWPRAVSIQNPYNLLNRSFEIGLAEIAIREQCGLLAYSPLAFGFLSGKYEGGARPPKGRLSLYSRFSRYFNAQSEAACSRYVALAREHGLDPAQMALAFVTQQPFVTSNIIGATTLAQLDSNIASFDLKLSDEVLAGIEAIHKDHPNPAP is encoded by the coding sequence ATGGACTATCGCCAGCTAGGCCGTACCGACCTGAACGTGAGTGCAATCTGCCTCGGCACCATGACCTGGGGCGAGCAAAACACTGAAGCTGAAGCCTTCGCCCAGATCGAACGGGCCAAGGAAGCCGGGATCAATTTCATCGACACCGCCGAGATGTACCCGGTGCCGCCGAAAGCCGACACCTACGCCACCACCGAGCGCTACATCGGCAATTATTTCAAAAGCCGTGGTGATCGGGCCGACTGGATCCTCGCCAGCAAGATCGCCGGCCCCGGCAACACCATCGACTACATCCGCGACAAAAACCTGCGCCATAACCGCCAGCACATCGCCGCCGCGGTGGATGCCAGCCTCGAGCGCCTGCAGACCGATTACATCGACCTTTATCAATTGCACTGGCCGGAGCGCAGCACCAACTTTTTCGGACAGCTGGGCTACAAGCACAAGATCGAAGCCAACCTGACGCCGCTCGAAGACACCCTCGAAGCGCTCGACGAACAAGTGAAGGCCGGCAAGATCCGCCACATCGGGCTGTCCAACGAGACGCCGTGGGGCACCATGCGCTTCCTTGCCCTGGCCGAAGCCCGTGGCTGGCCGCGTGCGGTGTCGATCCAGAACCCGTACAACCTGCTCAACCGCAGCTTCGAAATCGGCCTGGCGGAAATCGCCATCCGCGAACAGTGCGGCCTGCTCGCCTATTCGCCGCTGGCGTTCGGCTTCCTGTCCGGCAAGTACGAAGGTGGCGCTCGCCCGCCGAAAGGTCGCCTGAGCCTCTACAGCCGCTTCAGCCGCTATTTCAACGCGCAATCGGAAGCTGCCTGCAGCCGCTATGTGGCATTGGCCCGTGAACACGGTCTGGATCCGGCGCAAATGGCGCTGGCGTTCGTCACCCAGCAACCGTTCGTCACCAGCAACATCATTGGTGCGACGACGCTTGCGCAACTGGACAGCAACATTGCCAGTTTTGATCTGAAACTTTCCGATGAAGTGCTGGCAGGGATCGAGGCGATTCACAAGGATCATCCGAACCCGGCGCCTTGA
- a CDS encoding acyl-CoA dehydrogenase family protein: MIPRTLFSSEHELFRDSVRTFLEKEAVPFHAQWEKQGHIDRKLWNKAGEAGMLCSHLPEEYGGLGADFLYSAVVIEEVGRLGLTGIGFSLHSDIVAPYILHYGSEALKHKYLPKLVSGEMVSAIAMTEPGAGSDLQGVKTTAVLDGDEYVINGSKTFITNGFLADLVIVVAKTDPKAGAKGTSLFVVEANTPGFEKGKRLEKVGMKAQDTSELFFQDVRVPKENLLGQAGAGFAYLMQELPQERLTVAIGGLASAEAALKWTLDYTRDRKAFGKAIADFQNTRFKLAEMATEIQIGRVFVDKCLELHLQGKLDVPTAAMAKYWGTDLQCKVLDECVQLHGGYGFMWEYPVARAWADARVQRIYAGTNEIMKEIIARSL, from the coding sequence ATGATCCCCAGAACCTTGTTCAGCTCCGAGCACGAATTGTTCCGCGACAGCGTACGAACCTTCCTCGAAAAAGAGGCTGTCCCGTTCCATGCGCAATGGGAGAAACAAGGCCACATCGACCGCAAGCTGTGGAACAAGGCCGGGGAGGCGGGGATGCTCTGCTCACACCTGCCGGAAGAATACGGCGGCCTGGGCGCGGACTTTCTGTACAGCGCGGTGGTGATCGAAGAGGTCGGTCGCTTGGGTCTGACCGGTATCGGCTTTTCGCTGCATTCGGACATCGTCGCACCGTACATCCTGCATTACGGCAGCGAAGCGCTTAAGCACAAATACCTGCCGAAACTGGTCTCTGGCGAGATGGTCAGTGCGATTGCCATGACCGAACCGGGCGCCGGCTCCGACCTGCAAGGGGTCAAGACCACGGCGGTGCTGGATGGCGACGAGTACGTGATCAACGGCTCCAAGACTTTCATCACCAACGGCTTCCTCGCTGATTTGGTGATCGTCGTCGCCAAGACTGATCCGAAGGCCGGTGCCAAGGGCACTAGCCTGTTTGTGGTAGAGGCGAATACGCCGGGCTTCGAGAAGGGCAAACGCCTGGAGAAGGTCGGAATGAAGGCTCAGGACACGTCGGAATTGTTCTTCCAGGACGTGCGTGTTCCCAAGGAAAACCTGTTGGGTCAGGCCGGGGCAGGGTTCGCTTATTTGATGCAGGAATTGCCACAGGAGCGACTGACGGTAGCGATCGGTGGTCTGGCCTCAGCCGAAGCTGCGCTGAAATGGACGCTGGATTACACCCGTGATCGCAAGGCGTTCGGCAAGGCGATTGCCGACTTCCAGAACACCCGCTTCAAACTGGCGGAAATGGCTACCGAGATTCAGATCGGCCGAGTATTTGTCGACAAGTGCCTGGAGCTGCATCTGCAGGGCAAGCTCGACGTTCCGACAGCGGCGATGGCCAAATACTGGGGCACCGACCTGCAATGCAAGGTGCTCGACGAGTGCGTGCAGTTGCATGGCGGCTACGGCTTCATGTGGGAATACCCGGTGGCCCGGGCGTGGGCGGATGCGCGCGTGCAGCGCATCTATGCCGGCACCAATGAAATCATGAAGGAGATCATTGCGCGCTCGCTTTGA
- a CDS encoding GlxA family transcriptional regulator, whose product MASLRYGKQLGHGLTPAFETRLVSPDGKPVNSFSDVMMPVDGGLENADVIILPAFWDDFETLCGRYPQILPWLREQHARGAVLCGEATGVFWLAEAGLLNGKEATTYWRFFNAFAERFPKVYLNQDKHLTDADNLYCAGGTTSACDLYIYLIERFCGANVAQAVARDILYEVQRSYSPGRIGFGGQKLHQDVIILQIQHWLEEHFADKFRFEDVAREHGMSIRNFMRRFQTATGDKPLHYLQRLRIETAKGLLSGSRKSIKTISYEVGYDDASFFARLFRQHTELSPNQYRQQFQQAA is encoded by the coding sequence CTGGCCAGCCTGCGTTACGGCAAACAACTGGGCCACGGCCTGACACCGGCGTTTGAAACCCGCCTGGTCAGCCCCGACGGCAAACCGGTGAACAGTTTCAGTGACGTGATGATGCCGGTGGACGGCGGCCTGGAAAACGCCGACGTCATCATCCTCCCGGCGTTCTGGGACGACTTTGAAACCCTGTGCGGCCGTTATCCACAAATCCTGCCGTGGCTGCGCGAGCAGCATGCCCGCGGCGCCGTGCTCTGCGGCGAAGCCACCGGGGTATTCTGGCTGGCCGAGGCCGGACTGCTCAATGGCAAGGAAGCGACCACCTACTGGCGTTTCTTCAATGCCTTCGCCGAGCGCTTCCCCAAGGTGTACCTCAATCAGGACAAGCACCTGACCGACGCTGACAACCTGTATTGCGCCGGCGGCACCACTTCGGCCTGCGATCTCTATATCTACCTGATCGAACGCTTCTGCGGCGCCAACGTGGCGCAAGCCGTGGCCCGCGACATTCTGTATGAAGTGCAGCGCAGTTATTCGCCGGGTCGCATCGGTTTCGGCGGGCAGAAGCTGCACCAGGACGTGATCATCCTGCAGATCCAGCACTGGCTTGAAGAGCATTTCGCCGACAAGTTCCGCTTCGAAGACGTGGCCCGCGAGCACGGCATGAGCATCCGCAACTTCATGCGCCGCTTCCAGACCGCGACTGGTGACAAGCCGCTGCACTACCTGCAACGGCTGCGTATCGAGACCGCCAAAGGTCTGCTGTCCGGCAGCCGCAAGAGCATCAAGACCATCAGTTATGAGGTCGGTTACGACGATGCGAGCTTCTTTGCGCGGCTGTTCCGCCAGCACACCGAGCTGTCGCCGAACCAGTATCGGCAGCAGTTTCAGCAGGCAGCATAA